CGCCCCCGAGGAGCTGCCCAGGCTGCTCGACGCGCTGCGCGGCGCCGACGCGGTCATCGGGTCGCGCTGGGTGCGCGGCGGCAAGGTCATCAACTGGCCCGTACGGCGGCTCATCCTGTCCCGCGGCGCGAACTTCTACACCCGCGTTGTCATGGGCATGGGCGTCAAGGACGCCACCGGCGGCTACCGCGCCTACCGGCTCCCCGTCCTGCGCAAGATCGACGTGGACACGGTCACCTCGCGCGGCTACAGCTTCCAGGTGGAGCTGACCCACCGCACGCACCGCCACGGCTTCCGCATCGTGGAGGTCCCGATCACGTTCGCCGAGCGGGAGCACGGCGTGTCGAAGATGAGCGGGTCCATCATCAAGGAGGCGCTGTGGAAGGTCACCGTGTGGGGTGCGCAGTCCCGGCGTGACTCGATCCGGCGTATGTTCAAGCCGGGCGACCGCTGGCCGTGAGGTGATCTCCGGCCGGCCCGGCTGGAGGTGATGGGGTGCGCAGACTGCGGTGGATACCGGCGGTCGTGCTGCTGCTCGGGCTGATCGAGTTCGGCGTGTTCGTCGGGGTGGCGCGGCTGATCGGGCTGCCCCTGACACTGCTGATCGCGGTGCTGCTGATGCTGCTCGGCGCGGTGCTGCTGCGCCGGGAGGGCCTGTCGGCGTGGCGTCGGCTGCGCGAGGCGCGGCTGGCCGGGCAGGCCCGCGGCGACCAGGCCCTCGACGGGGTCGTCGGGCTGGCCGCGGCGCTGCTGCTGCTCATCCCGGGCCTGCTCACCGCCGCGGTGGGGCTGCTGCTGCTGATCCCGCCCGTGCGCCGGCTGGCCCGCGGGCGCATCCGCGCCGCGACCGAGAAGCGCATCCCCGCGTCGGCCGCCAACAGCGTGTTCGGGCCCAAGCGGGTGCGGGTCAGCACCCCGCCCGGCCACGGCACCCCACCGGGGCACGGCACGCCGCCGCCCGGCCCGCAGCAGCCGCCGCAGGGCCCGCCCGAGGTCATCGAAGGCGAGATCGTCGACTGACACGCGAAGGCGCCCCACCCGTGACGGGTGGGGCGCCTTCGCGTGTGTCAGCGGCCGCGGCGGGCCCGGACGTCGGCCAGCCGCTCGTTGAGGATCTCGTCGAGCTCCTCGATCGAGCGCCGTTCCAGCAGCATGTCCCAGTGCGTACGCGGCGGCTTGACCTTCTTCTGCTCCGGCTCGGAGCCGTCGACCAGCCGCGCGACGCTGCCGTCGAACTTGCACTCCCAGGTGGCGGGCGCCTCGGCGTCGACGGCGAACGGCACCTCGAACCGGTGGCCGTGGGCGCACAGGAACTCGCGCATCTGCCGCGGCGCGAGTTCGGTGTTGCGCTCCGATTCGTAGCTGACGGCCCCCAGACGGCTTCCCCGCAGCATCCGATCGCCCATGTCAGCTCCCTCACGTCGTATGGCCTCGGTGATTGAAACGACCCGGCGGGCCCGACGATTCCCCGGCGTGACCCACGCCGCCCTTCCGGGCGGATTCGTGAGAGCCGCTCACCGGCCACCCTCCAGGGCGATATCGTCCGATTGGACCTTCTTTGCGGGGAACATCACATCCGGGGGTACGCCGATGGCCACCACGACGGCACCGCAGGGCCCGCCCGTCAAGACCTGGATGGGGCACCCCGGCGGCCTGGTCGTGCTGTTCCTCACCGAGATGTGGGAGCGGTTCAGCTTCTACGGCATGCGGGCCATCCTCACCCTGTTCCTGGCCGCCGAGCTGACCGACGGCGGCTTCGGCATGACCGACGTCGCCGCCGCCGCCCTCTACTCCATCTACAACTCGATGGTGTACTTCATGGCGCTGCCCGGTGGCTGGATCGCCGACCGGCTCATCGGCACCCGCCGCAGCGTGCTGTGGGGCGGCATCGTCATCGCGCTGGGCCACTACGCGCTGGCCTTCTCCAGCCACGCCATGTTCTACCTCGGCCTGGTCCTCATCGTGCTCGGCACCGGCCTGCTCAAGCCGAACATCTCCGCGATGGTCGGCGAGCTGTACGACAAGCACCCCGAGCTGCACGAGTCGCGGCGCGACGCCGGGTTCACCCTGTTCTACCTCGGCATCAACCTGGGCGCGTTCATCGCGCCGCTGCTCACCGGCTACTTCGCGGCGAAGAACGACTGGCATGTGGCGTTCGGCATCGCCGCGGTCGGCATGACCGTCGCCGTCATCCAGTACGTGCTCGGCGGGCGGCGGCTGGAAGGCGTCGGGCTCAGGGCGCACAAGCCGCTGCAGCCCCACGAGCGCGGCAAGATCCTGCGCATCGGCGCGATCGTGCTGGTGATCGTGCTGGCGCTGCTGATCGCCGACATCGCCGCCGGGACGTACCGCGCCGAGCACGTCATCACCGCGCTGACCGTGATGGCGCTGGTGGTGCCCGCGCTGTACTTCGTCACGATGTTCCGCGACCACACGCTGACCCACCAGGAACGCTCCCGGATCAGCGCCTACGTGTGGATCTTCGTCGGGGCGATGCTGTTCTGGATGATCTACGACCAGGCCGGCAGCCTGGTCAACCTGTTCACCGAGAACGACGTCGACCGCACGGTCGGCAGCTTCGAGATCCCCACCGCCTGGTTCCAGTCGATCAACCCGGTGCTGATCCTGCTGCTCGCGCCGGTGTTCGCGTGGCTGTGGACGAAGCTCGACCGCCGCCAGCCCACCACCCCGGTCAAGTTCTCCATGGCCCTGGTCGGCATCGGCATCTCGTTCCTGGTCATGGGCGTGGCCGGGGCGCTGGCCGGGCGCGGGCTCATCTCCCCGCTGTGGATCGTGCTCGTGTACTTCATCCAGACCTGCGCCGAGCTGCTGCTGTCGCCGGTCGGCCTGTCGGTCACCACCAAACTCGCCCCGCTGCGCTACGCCAGCCAGGTCATGGGCCTGTGGTTCCTGGCCACCGCCGCCGGCAACGCGCTCAACACCTGGGTCACCCCGCTGAGCGCGAAGGTGCCCGCCGGGGTCTACTACGGCGGCCTCGGCCTGCTGGCCATCGGGGTCGGCATCTGCTTCTGGATCGGCGCCCGCAAGATCGGGCAGCTGATGGCCGGCGTGCACTGAAAGGCGGACACCCATGGCACCGACCACCACCGTCGCCGAGCAGCTCACCGTCGAGCAGCTGCGCGACGACGTCGAGCAGCTGGCCCGCCGCTGCCTGTGCGACCCGGTCACCGAGCTGTTCGGGCCGCTGCTGGAGGCCCAGGAGCGGGTCTTCGCGAAGCTGGAGACCGACCCGCGGCCCGAGCACTCCGAGCAGCTGCACCTGCTGGCCGCGCTGGTGTCGGCGGCGCTGGCCCGCGCCAACCACGACCTGGGCCGCGGCCACCAGGCGATGACCCTGGCGCGGATGGCGTTCGAGTGCGCCGACGGCATCGGCCACCACCCGCTGCGGGCCTGGATCCGCGGCCTGCAGAGCCAGCTGGCGTACTGGGCCGACCGGCCGCAGGAGGCCGCCGCGTTCGCCGACTGCGGCGTCGCGCTCGCCGGGGAGCACACCGGGTCGGTCGCGTCGTGGCTGGCATGCGCGCAGGCCAGGGCCCTGGCCCGGCTCGGCGCGGCCGAACCCGCCCGGCTGGCCCTGGTCCGCGCCGACGACCTGCGCGAGCGCCACGAACGTGACGACCTCGACGCGATCGGGGGCCTGTTCGTGTTCCCGCCGCCGCGCCAGCACTACTACGCCGGGGACGTGTACGGCTGCCTGGACGGCATGGGGGAGCGGTCCGTGCACGAGGCCACCCGCGCCCTGGCCCTGTACGCCGCGAGCCCGCCGGCGCAGCGCTCGTTCGCCGACGAGGCCGGGGCGCGGTGCGTGCTGGCGCTGGCGCAGGTGCGGGCCGGGCAGCCCGGCGCGGCGCGTGACACGCTGCGGCCCGTGCTGGCCCTCGACCTGCCGCGCCGGGTCACCGAGGTGATGGGCGGGGTGAACCGGGTCGCCGCCGCGCTGCGCGACCCGCGCGTGGCC
The Catellatospora sp. IY07-71 DNA segment above includes these coding regions:
- a CDS encoding polyprenol monophosphomannose synthase — encoded protein: MSGNEADSGYPGVGRVLVIIPTYNESENVRLIVPRVRKSTPQVDILIADDNSPDGTGAIADEMAAADPRIKVLHREGKQGLGAAYIAGFNWAHEHGYDAVVEMDADGSHAPEELPRLLDALRGADAVIGSRWVRGGKVINWPVRRLILSRGANFYTRVVMGMGVKDATGGYRAYRLPVLRKIDVDTVTSRGYSFQVELTHRTHRHGFRIVEVPITFAEREHGVSKMSGSIIKEALWKVTVWGAQSRRDSIRRMFKPGDRWP
- a CDS encoding FxsA family protein, with protein sequence MRRLRWIPAVVLLLGLIEFGVFVGVARLIGLPLTLLIAVLLMLLGAVLLRREGLSAWRRLREARLAGQARGDQALDGVVGLAAALLLLIPGLLTAAVGLLLLIPPVRRLARGRIRAATEKRIPASAANSVFGPKRVRVSTPPGHGTPPGHGTPPPGPQQPPQGPPEVIEGEIVD
- a CDS encoding peptide MFS transporter is translated as MATTTAPQGPPVKTWMGHPGGLVVLFLTEMWERFSFYGMRAILTLFLAAELTDGGFGMTDVAAAALYSIYNSMVYFMALPGGWIADRLIGTRRSVLWGGIVIALGHYALAFSSHAMFYLGLVLIVLGTGLLKPNISAMVGELYDKHPELHESRRDAGFTLFYLGINLGAFIAPLLTGYFAAKNDWHVAFGIAAVGMTVAVIQYVLGGRRLEGVGLRAHKPLQPHERGKILRIGAIVLVIVLALLIADIAAGTYRAEHVITALTVMALVVPALYFVTMFRDHTLTHQERSRISAYVWIFVGAMLFWMIYDQAGSLVNLFTENDVDRTVGSFEIPTAWFQSINPVLILLLAPVFAWLWTKLDRRQPTTPVKFSMALVGIGISFLVMGVAGALAGRGLISPLWIVLVYFIQTCAELLLSPVGLSVTTKLAPLRYASQVMGLWFLATAAGNALNTWVTPLSAKVPAGVYYGGLGLLAIGVGICFWIGARKIGQLMAGVH
- a CDS encoding RNA polymerase-binding protein RbpA, which translates into the protein MGDRMLRGSRLGAVSYESERNTELAPRQMREFLCAHGHRFEVPFAVDAEAPATWECKFDGSVARLVDGSEPEQKKVKPPRTHWDMLLERRSIEELDEILNERLADVRARRGR